Part of the Polyangium spumosum genome is shown below.
AGCGGGCTCGAGGATCGGGCGGACCTGCTCTGGATCGGCACCGGCTTCGATCGTCGCGAGGTGATCCGCCACCTCTGCCAGGTGGGCCAGGCGGCGCCGCTCCGCACGCAGTTCAGCTACAGCAACGTGCTTTATGCCGTGGCCGGCGAGTTCACGGCGCGCGCGAGCGGGCTCTCGTGGGAGGAGCTCGTGAAGTCCCGCCTGCTCGATCCGGCCGGGATGGGCGAGAGTGGCTTCGGCGCGCCCGCGCCGGGCGGCGAGAACACGGCGCGCCCCCACGCCGAGCGGGACGGCGTCCTCGTGCCCATCGCGCCGCGCGACGTCACCAACATCGGGCCTGCGGCGGGGCTCGTGACGAGCGCGCACGACCTCGCGCGCTGGCTGCTCGTCTTGCTCGGCCGCGGCGTGATCGAGGGCAAACGTGTCGTCTCCGCGGGCGTCGTCGACGCGATGCTCACGCCGACGACGATGGTTGGCCTCCGGCCCTGGCAAAAGGAGCTCTACCCCGAGAGCCATTTCCTCGCGCATGGAATGGGCTTCATGCTCCAGGACTACCGCGGCCGGCTCGTCGCCTGGGCGACGGGCGGGATCGACGGGTATTCCTGCTCGATGGCCCTCCTCCCCGAGGAGAAGCTCGGCGTCGTGGTCCTCGCGAACGTCCCCTTCACGGGGTTGCCCGAGGGAATGGTGTTCCGCCTCCTCGACGCGCACCTCGGCGCGCCGCCGAAGGACTGGAGCGGCAAGCGCCTCGCCTTGTCGCTCGCGAGCCGGGCGCGGGCGGCGGCGGCGCGCAAGGAGCGCGTGGGCGAGCGCGAGACGACGGCGTATCCGGTGCCGCTGGAGAGGCTCGGCGGGCTTTTTGCCTCGCCGATGTTCGGCGACGCGGTGATCGAGAATCGCGACGGCGTGCTCCGCTTGCGTTTCGCGAATGCGGCGCGCGCGACGCTCGAGCCCTGGCGGCCTGGGGCGCTCCTGGCCCGGTTCGAGGACGCGGACCTCGAGCCGTCGTTCGTGACGTTCACGATGGACACGCGTGGCGTGGTGACGAGCTTCGTGCTGGGGGATCACGGCACGTTCAAGCGCGTGACGCGCTGACGGCCGTCGCTTGTGCCGGCGTGTGCCGCCCGCCGCGAAATGCGGGCGGCCACGTCAGGGGGCGGGTTTCCTGTCAGCGCGAGACGAGGTCCGTCATCCACGGGACGTCGGCCGGCGTCGCGGCCTGGAGGCCCTGCTGCCACTCCTCGTCGGTCATTCGTTCGAAGTTCGAGGTGATCTGCTCGAAATAGGACGAGGCCAGGCCCACGAAGGCCCGCGGCGTGCCGCACGGATCCGCCGTCACCACCATCAAGCGCGGCAGGCCCGTCCCCACGTGCAGGACGCGGCCGACGGGGGCGCCGAGCTCGTCCGTCGGCTGCGTGTGCACGTCGGCGATGGTCGGATCCTCCTGGACGCTCTGGAAGTTGTCGAAGAAGAGGTCCGCGTACCAGCCCGTCGCGCCCTCGGGGTCGCCGCAGCCCATTTGCACCTTCACGGCCTGGTTGATGAAATCGAGGTGCTCCTGCGTGAGCGGGATGCCGTCGCGCTCGTTCTTGGCCATCTCGCCGAGCTTCTGGGCCACGTCGCGCAGGGTGGCGAAGTACGCCGGGAGCCGCTGGGCGAGGTAAGCGTTGCTCGAGAGATCGAGGGTGCCCACCATCTGCGTGCCGTGCTCGGCGAGCTCGGCGATGCGGGCGTAGAAGCCCGGGTACGGGTCCACGAACGCGTCGGGGAACTGGCACGAGGCGCCGCCCGTGTACGATTGCTTCGCGTAGAGCAACGTGTCGTGCCGGAGCTCGGCCCAGGACGCCATCTGCGTGTTCATGAGCCTGCGGCCCCAGGCCTCCGTCTTCGCGACCGAGGGCAGGCCCGACGGGTCGCCGCCGAGCGTGTTCATCGGCGAGAGCTCGCGTAACGAGACGAGCCAGCGGTTGTAGAGGTTGTCGTCCCAGAAGGACGCGGGGTGCGCGTCGACGAGGACCCGCATCATGTGCAGGTCCGGCGAATACTTGAATTGCTCGAGCTCCGGCACGAGCAGCAGCCCGGCCTGATCGTTGCCGAGCGCGGCGAAGCCGACGTCGAGCGGGTTCGGCATCATGCGCTTGACGGCGCCCTTCTGGACGCGGTCGTAGACGACGTTCGAGAAGACGTGCGAGTCGACCACGTAGCGCTGGCCGAAGAACGCGAAGCTCGAGGAGAGCGGCAGCGTGCCCTTGCCGAGGCCGTTGATCATGATGTGGCTCGAGATCCGCTGCGTGCCATAGCCCTTCTGCAGCATGGTCTCGGCGATCTTGGTGTCCTCGATCCCGACGAGGCCGGAGGCGTCCGTGGCGCCGAGATCGGCGAGCAGGCCGTCGAGCTCGGGCAGCGTCATGTAATCACTCTCCCCCACGAAGGCGCGGATCGCGTCGTCGATGCGGGTATAACGTTGCTGCTCGGGGCCCTGCGCGAGGGCGTGCAGGACGTAGGCGCCCTCGAGCTGCCTGCGCTGGAAGAGCTGGGAGCCGTCGCTCTGCGTCTCGATGATGCGGAAATCGACGCGGCCGAGCCACATCATCGCGCGGAAATACCGCTCGAGCTCGGGCGAATCGGTGTAGTGGCCGCGTGGCTCGAACTGCGAGAAGTCCATGAGGCGCGGGCTGCCGAAGAGGCGCGCCTCCTTCATGCCCTGGTGGGACTTGGCGCCGTCCACGAACGCGACGATGTCGGCCTCCTTGGCGCCCGCGACGGGCGCGATGGGCTTGTCGGTCAGGAGCGAGAGCGCCACGGCGGTGAAGAGATCCGCGTCCGCGCGGGCCTCGGCCCCGAGCGCGGCGCCGCCGCCGGCCTCGAGCTCGGCGCGCATGGCCTCGAGCAAGGACACGAGCTCGGGCGCGAGGGAGGCCATCTCCACGGCCTTGAGGATGGCGTCGTAGGAGCGGTGGACGGCATAGAGGATCGAATCGGCCGAAACGTACAGCGGCAGGTCGAGCGCATAGATGCTCTCGTAGCCGTACACGAAGGTGGGGAAGCGCTTCTTTTCGGAGATGACGAAGCCATTTTTCTGGAGCTTCTGCATCTCGTCGGCGTCGAGGCCCAGCGAGGAGGCCTGGATCAGCGGCATGCCGTCGGCCTGCGTGGGGTCGTAGGCGAGGCCGTTCGTGAAGGAGACCTTGTACTGGTCCGCGAAATCGGCGGCCGTCATGTTCGCCGACTTGTTGGCCTCGGCGAGCAGCGCGTCGAGCTCGGCCTTCTGATCCGGCGCCATCGGCGTGGGCGGCAGGGCCGTACCTTGTGGCTTGTCGGGCTGCTGTTCGTAGGTCGTGAAGCAGGCGGTGCCGAGGACGGCGAGGAGCGGGACGGAGCACAAGCGAAGCAGCGGCGTGCGCATGATGAGTTCCCTTCCGCGGCGGCTCGATCGCCGCGCGCACGGAAACCCTAGCAAGCTGCGTGCCTCATGCGCACGGCTGCGTCATGGCCTTCAGGCGGGGTTCGAGGTCTCCGTGGTGGGCTCGGCTTCTGCTTCGGCGCGGGCCTGCTTGTTCTTGCGGCGGGTGTTGACGGCCTTTTTCGCGTACTGGGAGCGGTACGCCAGGGTCGCCTGGAAGGCGGCCTGCACGGACGGGTCGCCGTGCTGAATGGTGGCGTCGACGAAGCCGCAGAGGCGGCTGATGTCGGCCTCGCGTGCGTCCTCGTAGTACATTTCGCTCTCCTCGAGGACCTCCGCGAGCTTGAGGACGTGCTTCTTGATCGCTCGGATCTCGTCGAGGGTGATCGTCTTTTCGACGATCGCGTCCCAGATGGTCGTCTGAATGCCGAGGATCGCGCCGTACTGCGGGATGGCCTTCGACAGCTCGTCGTAGACGCCCAGAAAGCCGGGCTTCTCGCGCTGCGCGCCCGTGAGCGTGCCATTGACGAGGTCCACGAGCCTCGGACGCACGTTCGAAATGTCGATCGAGCTGGGGCCGGTGTAGGGAGCAAAAATGTCATTCTTCATGAGAACCTCCAGGCCCGCACCCTCAAGGAAGGGAGCGGTAGATTTGGGGTGAGGCGCGCAAGATAATCAGGCCCCGGGAGCTGTCATCGGCGGAATCTTGCTCTGTCGACGGACGCGCGAAGGGCCCGGACGAGAGAGGAGGTTCGTGTCGGCGAGAGGGGGGGGTCGCGCGGACGGGAGCCCGGTTGGTAGGGACGAGAGGGGAGGCTCGTGTCGAGGAGGGAGGTGGTTCGCGCGGACGGGAGCCCGGTTGGTAGGGACGAGAGGGGAGGCTCGTGTCGAGGAGAGAGGTGGTTCGCGCGGACGGGAGTGGGGTTGGTGTGGACGAGAGGGGAGGCTCGTGTCGAGGAGAGAGGTGGTTCGAATGGACGGGAATGCTGTTGGTATGGACGAGAGGGGAGGTTCGTATCGAGGAGAGGTGAGGTTTGCCCGGACGGGAAGGCCGAGGGGGCGGACGCGACGTTTTCGGATGGGCCGCGTACTCTGGGGTAGCCACGCTTGACATAGCTCATCGCTGCCTGCGAGCATGCATGCCGACACAAAGGGGCGGACGGAACGATGCAACGACGGAACATTCTTTTGATTGCTGCGGCGACGCTGCCACTGTCAGGCTGCACGATTCTCGGGGGTGAGGAGGCGCCGGCCTTGCCGAAGCCGTCTCTGGAGCGATGCGCGCCCGACGAGCTGAACGCCGAGCAGCAAGCTCGCCAGAACGAGGTCGATCGCTTCCTCGCGACCTGGTACCAAGAGTCCGGCTGGGTCATCCTCGCGACGAAGCAGACGCGTAGCTGCGACGTCATCGATTACCTGGATCCAGCCAGCGTGCCCGGCTCGGAGATCGAGGCGCCGCCGGATCCGGTGTACGAGTTGCCGCCCGAGGTCATGGCGCAGGGGACCGAAATCGATGACGATTACGACGCGCAGGGACTCGCCTGGTCGGTCCCGGTGATTCGACCGCGGTTCGCGCCGTACGTGTTCGGCGAGGTGCCGGCGGCGTCCCTTTCGGCGTTCATCAGGCAGACCGTGCCGGGGGCGCCGGGGTCATCTGCTCGGCTCTATGCTGGGGTCGCTCTGCCTGTGCAGAACACGGGCGCGAGGACCTTCGTCAACCCGTACGACGGCAAGGTCGACGCGTTCGGCACGAACATTCTGGAAATGGCGATCCTGTGTCCGGGTCCGGATAGAGACAAGACGCTCGACATGGTGGGCGTGATGGCGTCGCGGGATCGGGCCAACTTCGAGCTGACCGTGCCCTCGACCCGGCTGCAGGTCGAGTTCCTCACGGCCGGAGATAGGGCGATCGGTCCGGGCATCGGCGGCATCGAGGGCGCGGTCATGAAGGCCGGTGTGTACATCGGACAAAAGACGACGGGCTTCATCGGCCGGGCCGGCGCGCCCTACGCCCCCGGGGCGGTGCTCACCCCGGTCTCGACCGTGGGCGGCGCGATCTACGAGTCGAGGTTCGAGATACAGCTTTTCGGCGGGAACTGGTGGATTGCGCATAACGGTAACTGGCTCGGGTACTACCCCCGGGAAGGGCTCGACCAGATCGAGTTCAGCGCGTGCGAAGCCCACTGGTACGGCGAGGTGCGCGATCGCAACACCGAAACCTGGGACGTGACCGACATGGGGAGCGGAGAGTTCGCGGCGGAGGGGCTGGGGCGCGCCGCGCATTTCCGGCTGCCGCAATACCTCGACGCCTTCGCGGCACCGCAATGGCCCGATGCCGCCCTCCCGTCGGAGCCGAACAACCCTCTCTGCTACACGAGCTCCGGCCTCCAGGACGAGAGCGCGACCTTGGGACCGCAGTTTCAACGAATTCTGTACGTGGGCGGACCCGGCGGCGATTCGCCGGGCTGCACCTACCCGTGAGTGGAGGACAATCGATGAAGCTAGGGCTCACGCAGTTCGTCGCGATGCTCATCGCTCTGTGCGGCCCGCTCGCCTTGCTCCACGGGTGCGGCGCGGCCCCGCCGCCGCCGCCGCACCTGCCGCCGCCGGACAGGCAGGAACTTTACATGTACTGCGAGGAGCACGTCGTGGCACCGACCGAGGACGGCGGCGTCGATGTCCGTGGCCGCCCCTGCGCGAAGGACAGCGACTGCCCGGGCGGCTTCTGCGACCGCGGCGTATGCGCGTGGCCGACGCCTGGAAATTACTATGGCCTGCGATGCTCTACTACCGCGCGTTTCACGCGCGAATCGCCGTATGAGTGTGCAGGGTATCTGTGCCTGGCCGGCCTGTGCCGGTCGTGCGAGTCCGACGCCGAATGCCACAGGTGGGCAGGGCCGGACACGACCTGCATGCCCTTCGGCAACTGGCCCGGCAAGCAATGCGGGACCATCCATCCGGTCCGGGTATGCCCGAACGGAAATTCGATTCATCCAGACTGGTGGTACGAGCCCGGAACGGGAATCCGCCCGCCCGTCATCGACCCGAAGCCCGCTCCACGCGGACGGTGAGACGGGGCGGGTCAATTCACCCGCTGCCCGCTCCCCGAAGCCCGCCGCTCCATGACGAGCGGCATCCCGCCCGACGGCGTGATCGTCACGCCGCGGCGGACCTCGTGGACCTTGCCGAAGAGGGGCAGGCGCAGCTCGGCGCGCGCGAGGATCGTGGCGAGGATCATCTTCATTTCGTAGAGCGCGAAGGCCATGCCGATGCAGCGGCGGATGCCCCCGCCGAAGGGCAACCACTCGTGCGGGCCGAATCGCTGGCGCAAGAATCGGTCGGGATCGAAGCGCGTGGGGTCCGGGTAGAGCTCGGGCCGGCGATGAATGAGGTAAATCGAGACGAGGACGGGCGTGCCTGCCTCGAGGTCGTAGCCGCCGATCCGCGCAGGCTTTTGCAGGAGGCGGCCGACCATCGGGACCACGGGCTGCAGGCGCAAGGCCTCGCGCGCCGTGGCGTCGAGAAGGGCGCAACGCGCGATTCGCTCGGGCGCGAGGTCGGGCAGGGCGCCTTCGGCCTCGAGCTCGCGGACGAGGCGCGGGGCGAGGCTCTTCGAGGCGAGGATCCACCGCAGCGCCCAGGAGAGCGCCGTCGCGGTGGTCTCGTGGCCCGCGGCGAGAAGGGTCATGAGCTCGTCGCGTAGCTCGTTGTCGCTCATGGGCTCGCCTTGCTCGTCGCGCGCGTCGAGCAGGAGCGAGAGGATGTCGTCGCCACGCTCGCCCGAGGCGCGGCGGCGCCGGATCTCCGCGTAGAGCATCTCGTCGGCCTCGGTGAGGGTCCGGGTCAAGGTCGTCCAGCGCGTGAGGGGGCCGAGGTCCCGCTGGAACATGGGCAAGAGGAGGATCGGGTTCGTCGCGAGCTCCAGGATGCCCATGAGGCGCTCGCGCAATCGATCAAAGAGCTCGCCCTCGTCGATGCCGAAGACGACCCGAAGGATGACGTCGAGCGTGATGGCCTGCAGGTGCTCGTGGACGGGGAAACGCTTGCGCTCGGGCCAGGTGGTGATCGAGGCCTCGGTGAGGTCGACCATGCGCGCGCCATAGGAGGACATGCGCTCGCCGTGCAGGGGCGGCATGAGCAGCTTGCGCTGGCGGAGGTGCTCCTTGCCGTCGAGCAGGAGGAGCGAGGCCTTGCCGAGGATCGGGCCGAGCACGGCGTTGACCTGGCCGGCGTGCGCGTCGTCCGCGCCGAGGGCGAAGACCTCCTTGGCCGCCTCGGGGCGGTGGAACACCACGGCCGGCTTGGGCATGGCCGGGAAGCGCATGGTGAAGGCGTCCGGGTACCGCTTGCCCATGGCCTCGAGGAAGGGGAACGGGCGGTACAGATAGGGGAGGACGGCGATGGCCGGGTGCAGGGCGGGGCCGGGGGGGAGGTGCATGGGCGCGAAGCCTAGCATTGCTCGAGGCGCGGTCGCCGGATAGGGTGCGCGCCGAGAGGAGGACACGATGACGGATGTGAACCGCTGCTTTCGGCTCGCCGCGCGGCCGGAGGGGATGATCAAGGACAGTGATTTCTCGTGGCAGGAGGAGGCCGTGCCGGAGCTCGGGCCGGGGCAGATCCTCGTCCAGACGCTGTATCTGTCGGTGGATCCGACGCAGCGGATCTGGAGCGCGTACGACTCGTACCTGCCGGCCGTGGCGATCGGCGAGGTGATGCGCGCGGGCGGCGTCGGGCGTGTCTTGCGCTCGAACCTGCCCGACTTCTCGCCGGGGGATCTCGTGTACGGGATGACGGGCTGGCAGACCCACGCCGTGATGGAGCCCTCGGTCCGCGGGCCGAGGAAGCTGCCGCCGGGCACGCCGCCGACGATGGCGCTCTCGCTCCTCGGGCTCACGGGGCTCACCGCGTATTTCGGGCTGCTCGACGTGGGGCGCGTGAAGGAGGGCGAGACGGTCGTGGTCTCGGGCGCCGCGGGCGCGACGGGTAATGCCGTGGGACAGATCGCGAAGATCAAGGGCGCGCGGGTCGTGGGTATCGCAGGGGGACCGGCGAAGTGCGCGTGGATCAAGGACGAGCTCGGGTTCGACGCGGCGATCGATTACAAGGCCGAGGACGTGAAGAAGCGGCTGGGCGAGCTCTGCCCGGGCGGGATCGACGTGTATTTCGACAACGTCGGCGGCGCCATCCTGGAGGCCGCGCTCGCGCACCTGGCGATGCGCGGGCGGGTCGTGCTCTGCGGTTCGATCGGCGATTACAACAACCCCGCGGGCTCGTCCGGGCCGCGCAACCTCATGAACCTCGTCATCAAGCGCGGGCGCATGGAAGGGTTCCTCGTGACGGACTACGCCGATCGGTTCGGCGAGGCCATCGGGGACCTCGCGCGGTGGGCGGCCGAGGGGCGGATCCAGGATCGCGTGGATGTCGTGGAGGGCCTGGAGAACGCGCCCGCGGCGCTGCGGCGCCTCTTCACGGGGGCGAACACGGGCAAGCAGCTCGTCAAGGTGGCGGACGGTTGAGGTTCCCGCGTAGGGTGACCGCCTCGGGGGCCGTCCAAGGGGAACGATCATGACATCTCCTCGAACCAACGAGCCGGCCGGCGGAGATCCGGAGGTCCTCCGGGTCGTCGCGCGGGGCAAGCGGCGGCGATGGCCGTGGGTGCTGCTCGCCGCCGTCCTCCTCACCGCCGGCGGCGGCGGCTTCTACGCGTGGAAACAGAAGGCCGCAGCCGCCGCGGAGGGCACGAAGTACCAGTCGCAGAAGGTCGAGCGCGGCGATCTGCGGGTGACCGTGACGGCGACGGGCACGCTGAAGGCGCGCAACACCGTGGAGGTCGGCGCGGAGATCACGGGCCGGGTGCTCGAGGTCCACGTCAATTTCAACGACAAGGTGACGAAGGGCCAGATCCTCGCCGAGATCGACACCGAGCAATACACGGCGCGGGTCGAGGAGGCGACGGCGCAGCTCGCCTCGGCCAATGCGTCGCTCGTCAACGCCCGCGCGACGGCGAACGAGGCGAAGCTGAAGCTCGGTCGCGCGGAGGCCATGGCGGGCCAGGGCCTCACGGCGGCGCAGGAGGTCGAGACGGCGCAGGCGAACCACAAGCGCGCCCA
Proteins encoded:
- a CDS encoding NADP-dependent oxidoreductase, with translation MTDVNRCFRLAARPEGMIKDSDFSWQEEAVPELGPGQILVQTLYLSVDPTQRIWSAYDSYLPAVAIGEVMRAGGVGRVLRSNLPDFSPGDLVYGMTGWQTHAVMEPSVRGPRKLPPGTPPTMALSLLGLTGLTAYFGLLDVGRVKEGETVVVSGAAGATGNAVGQIAKIKGARVVGIAGGPAKCAWIKDELGFDAAIDYKAEDVKKRLGELCPGGIDVYFDNVGGAILEAALAHLAMRGRVVLCGSIGDYNNPAGSSGPRNLMNLVIKRGRMEGFLVTDYADRFGEAIGDLARWAAEGRIQDRVDVVEGLENAPAALRRLFTGANTGKQLVKVADG
- a CDS encoding cytochrome P450, encoding MHLPPGPALHPAIAVLPYLYRPFPFLEAMGKRYPDAFTMRFPAMPKPAVVFHRPEAAKEVFALGADDAHAGQVNAVLGPILGKASLLLLDGKEHLRQRKLLMPPLHGERMSSYGARMVDLTEASITTWPERKRFPVHEHLQAITLDVILRVVFGIDEGELFDRLRERLMGILELATNPILLLPMFQRDLGPLTRWTTLTRTLTEADEMLYAEIRRRRASGERGDDILSLLLDARDEQGEPMSDNELRDELMTLLAAGHETTATALSWALRWILASKSLAPRLVRELEAEGALPDLAPERIARCALLDATAREALRLQPVVPMVGRLLQKPARIGGYDLEAGTPVLVSIYLIHRRPELYPDPTRFDPDRFLRQRFGPHEWLPFGGGIRRCIGMAFALYEMKMILATILARAELRLPLFGKVHEVRRGVTITPSGGMPLVMERRASGSGQRVN
- a CDS encoding DUF3160 domain-containing protein, which translates into the protein MRTPLLRLCSVPLLAVLGTACFTTYEQQPDKPQGTALPPTPMAPDQKAELDALLAEANKSANMTAADFADQYKVSFTNGLAYDPTQADGMPLIQASSLGLDADEMQKLQKNGFVISEKKRFPTFVYGYESIYALDLPLYVSADSILYAVHRSYDAILKAVEMASLAPELVSLLEAMRAELEAGGGAALGAEARADADLFTAVALSLLTDKPIAPVAGAKEADIVAFVDGAKSHQGMKEARLFGSPRLMDFSQFEPRGHYTDSPELERYFRAMMWLGRVDFRIIETQSDGSQLFQRRQLEGAYVLHALAQGPEQQRYTRIDDAIRAFVGESDYMTLPELDGLLADLGATDASGLVGIEDTKIAETMLQKGYGTQRISSHIMINGLGKGTLPLSSSFAFFGQRYVVDSHVFSNVVYDRVQKGAVKRMMPNPLDVGFAALGNDQAGLLLVPELEQFKYSPDLHMMRVLVDAHPASFWDDNLYNRWLVSLRELSPMNTLGGDPSGLPSVAKTEAWGRRLMNTQMASWAELRHDTLLYAKQSYTGGASCQFPDAFVDPYPGFYARIAELAEHGTQMVGTLDLSSNAYLAQRLPAYFATLRDVAQKLGEMAKNERDGIPLTQEHLDFINQAVKVQMGCGDPEGATGWYADLFFDNFQSVQEDPTIADVHTQPTDELGAPVGRVLHVGTGLPRLMVVTADPCGTPRAFVGLASSYFEQITSNFERMTDEEWQQGLQAATPADVPWMTDLVSR
- a CDS encoding neprosin family prolyl endopeptidase, with amino-acid sequence MIAAATLPLSGCTILGGEEAPALPKPSLERCAPDELNAEQQARQNEVDRFLATWYQESGWVILATKQTRSCDVIDYLDPASVPGSEIEAPPDPVYELPPEVMAQGTEIDDDYDAQGLAWSVPVIRPRFAPYVFGEVPAASLSAFIRQTVPGAPGSSARLYAGVALPVQNTGARTFVNPYDGKVDAFGTNILEMAILCPGPDRDKTLDMVGVMASRDRANFELTVPSTRLQVEFLTAGDRAIGPGIGGIEGAVMKAGVYIGQKTTGFIGRAGAPYAPGAVLTPVSTVGGAIYESRFEIQLFGGNWWIAHNGNWLGYYPREGLDQIEFSACEAHWYGEVRDRNTETWDVTDMGSGEFAAEGLGRAAHFRLPQYLDAFAAPQWPDAALPSEPNNPLCYTSSGLQDESATLGPQFQRILYVGGPGGDSPGCTYP
- a CDS encoding serine hydrolase, whose protein sequence is MLRRSAILLAALLTSACASAPERRPDNPPPPPPAEAPPPARVDPLAGIDAYAAETLAAWKAPGLAIAVVRGDETGGEVAFARGYGTRELDGAAPVDAHTRFPVASLTKTFTAAAVGALVDEGKFAWDDPLKRHFPGFCVKDPHVAVALTLRDVLAHRSGLEDRADLLWIGTGFDRREVIRHLCQVGQAAPLRTQFSYSNVLYAVAGEFTARASGLSWEELVKSRLLDPAGMGESGFGAPAPGGENTARPHAERDGVLVPIAPRDVTNIGPAAGLVTSAHDLARWLLVLLGRGVIEGKRVVSAGVVDAMLTPTTMVGLRPWQKELYPESHFLAHGMGFMLQDYRGRLVAWATGGIDGYSCSMALLPEEKLGVVVLANVPFTGLPEGMVFRLLDAHLGAPPKDWSGKRLALSLASRARAAAARKERVGERETTAYPVPLERLGGLFASPMFGDAVIENRDGVLRLRFANAARATLEPWRPGALLARFEDADLEPSFVTFTMDTRGVVTSFVLGDHGTFKRVTR